In a genomic window of Parambassis ranga chromosome 24, fParRan2.1, whole genome shotgun sequence:
- the med23 gene encoding mediator of RNA polymerase II transcription subunit 23 isoform X1, producing the protein MALSMETQLQSIFEDVVKTEMIEEAFAGMFMDTPEDERTKLISCLGAFRQYWGTLPQESHEQCVQWIVRFIHSQHSAKRISFLYDCLAMAVETSLLTPRMVCVALISSDSLEWERTQLWALTFKLIRKIIGGVDYKGVRDLLKAILEKIQTVPTTVSSAIVQQLLAAREVVEYILDRNACLLPAYFAINEIRKLYPEGQLSHWLLGSLISDFVDSFRPTARINSICGRCSLLPVVNNSGAICNSWKLDPTSLQFPLRGMLPFDKDLFEPQTGLLRYVLEQPYSREMVCNMLGLNKTQKQRCPVLEEQLVDLVVYAMERSETEEHFDADIGGTSQLLWQHLSSQLIFFVLFQFASFPHMVLSLHQKLAGRGLIKGRDHLMWVLLQFISGSIQKNALADFLPVMKLFDLLYPEKECIPVPDINKPQSTHSFAMTCIWIHLNRKAQSDNSKLQIPIPYSLKLHHEFLQQSLRNKALGMSDYKIALLCNAYSTNSECFTLPMGVLVETIYGNGSMKINLPGTNCTASGSVTPLPMNLLDSLTVHAKMSLIHSIATRVIKLAHAKSSLALAPALVETYSRLLVYMEIESLGIKGFISQLLPNVFKCHAWGILHTLLEMFSYRMHHIQPHYRVQLLSHLHSLAAVPQTNQNQLHLCVESTALRLITALGSSEVQPQFTRFLNDPKTVLSAESEELNRALILTLARATHVTDFFTGSDSIHGTWCKDILQTIMTFTPHNWASHTLSCFPAPLQAFFKQNNVPQESRFNLKKNVEEEYRKWKSMANENDIITHFSMQGSPPLFLCLLWKMLLETDHINQIGFRVLERIGARALVAHVRTFADFLVYEFSTSAGGQQLNKCIEILNDMVWKYNIVTLDRLILCLAMRSHEGNEAQVCYFIIQLLLLKPNDFRNRVNDFVKENAPEHWLQSDWHNKHMNYHKKYPEKLYFEGLADQVNPPMQLQPQYLPIYFGNVCLRFLPVFDIVIHRFLELLPVSKSLETLLDHLGGLYKFHDRPVTYLYNTLHYYERHLRDRTNLKRKLVHAIMSSLKDNRTPGWCLSETYLKFGMNPREDNVWIPDDTYYCKLIGRLVDTMAGKSPGPFPNCDWRFNEFPNPAAHALHVTCVELMALAVPGKDVGNALLNVVLKSQPLVPRENITAWMNAIGLVITALPEPYWIVLHDRIVSVISSAALTSETEWAGYPFALLDFTACHQSYSEMNCSYVLALAHAVWHHSSIGQLSLIPKFLSETLKPIVQTEFQLLYVYHLVGPFLQRFQQERTRCMLEIGVAFYEMLQAVDQHCQHLSYMDPICDFLYHIKYMYTGDSVKEQVEKIIMTLRPAMKLRLRFITHSSIIETSSSAAAAAAAAAAAAVVSTSTSSASSSSSSSTTPQPPPPPSLTASNAASSPSSSQHAHTSM; encoded by the exons ATGGCGCTTTCGATGGAAACccagctgcagagcatcttTGAGGATGTTGTG AAAACTGAGATGATAGAAGAAGCCTTTGCTGG GATGTTTATGGACACTCCAGAGGATGAGAGAACAAAACTGATCAGTTGCCTTGGAGCCTTCAGACAGTATTGGGGAACTCTGCCACAG GAATCTCATGAACAATGTGTGCAATGGATTGTGCGATTTATACACAGCCAGCACAGTGCCAAAAGGATTTCCTTCCTGTATGATTGTCTAGCAATGGCTGTGGAGACCAGCCTGTTAACacccag GATGGTGTGTGTTGCCCTGATAAGCTCAGATAGTTTGGAATGGGAGAGGACTCAGTTGTGGGCATTAACCTTCAAACTGATCCGAAAGATTATTGGAGGAGTGGACTATAAG ggTGTGCGTGACCTTTTGAAAGCTATACTGGAAAAAATCCAAACAGTTCCTACCACTGTCAGCTCAGCCATTGTCCAGCAGCTCCTTGCTGCCAGAGAG GTGGTAGAGTATATCCTGGACAGAAATGCCTGCCTCTTGCCTGCCTACTTTGCTATCAATGAAATCAGAAAACTCTATCCAGAGGGACAACTGTCACACTGG CTTTTGGGCAGTTTGATATCAGACTTTGTGGACAGTTTCAGACCCACAGCCAGAATCAACTCCATCTGTG GGCGATGCAGTCTGTTGCCAGTAGTGAATAACAGCGGGGCCATCTGTAACTCCTGGAAATTAGACCCTACTAGTCTTCAGTTCCCTCTGAGAGGCATGCTGCCTTTTGACAAG GACCTGTTCGAGCCACAGACGGGCTTACTACGCTATGTGTTAGAACAGCCGTACTCCAGGGAGATGGTGTGCAACATGTTAGGACTCAACAAAACG cAAAAGCAGCGTTGCCCGGTGCTAGAGGAGCAGCTGGTGGACCTGGTGGTGTACGCCATGGAGCGCTCTGAGACCGAGGAACACTTTGACGCCGACATCGGAGGAACTAGCCAGTTACTGTGGCAGCACCTGTCCTCCCAGCTCAtcttctttgtgttgtttcagtTTGCAAGCTTCCCTCACATGGTGCTGTCGTTACATCAGAAG CTTGCAGGTAGAGGTCTGATTAAAGGGAGGGATCACCTGATGTGGGTCCTGCTGCAGTTCATATCAGGAAGCATCCAGAAGAACGCCTtggctgacttcctgcctgTCATGAAGCTCTTTGATCTGCTTTACCCGGAAAAAGAG TGCATTCCAGTGCCTGATATTAACAAGCCCCAGTCAACTCATTCATTTGCCATGACCTGCATCTGGATCCACCTGAACCGCAAAGCTCAGAGCGACAACTCCAAACTACAGATACCCATACCATACTCTCTGAAACTACACCATGA GTTTCTTCAGCAGTCACTGCGTAACAAGGCTCTGGGCATGTCCGACTATAAGATCGCCCTGCTGTGTAACGCCTACAGCACCAACTCCGAGTGCTTCACTCTGCCTATGGGAGTCCTGGTAGAGACCATCTATGGAAATGGATCTATGAAGATCAACCTGCCCGGCACCAACTGCACAGCATCAGGATCAGTCACTCCGCTGCCCATGAATCTGCTGGATTCACTCACAGTGCATGCAAAGATGAG TCTGATCCACAGTATCGCCACACGTGTGATCAAGTTAGCTCATGCTAAATCCAGCCTCGCCCTGGCCCCTGCACTGGTGGAAACATACAGCAGACTGTTGGTCTACATGGAAATAGAGTCACTGGGCATCAAAGGATTCATCA GCCAGTTGTTGCCCAACGTGTTTAAGTGTCACGCGTGGGGGATCCTTCACACCTTGCTGGAGATGTTCAGCTACCGAATGCACCACATCCAGCCACATTACAGAGTCCAGCTactgagtcacctgcacagcctGGCCGCTGTCCCACAGACCAACCAGAACCAGCTGCACCTGTG TGTTGAGAGCACAGCTCTGCGGTTAATCACAGCTCTGGGGAGTTCAGAGGTGCAACCTCAGTTCACTCGCTTCCTCAACGACCCAAAGACGGTTCTGTCAGCTGAGTCTGAGGAGCTGAACCGTGCCCTCATCCTCACTCTGGCCAGAGCCACACATGTCACTG ATTTTTTCACAGGGTCTGACTCCATCCATGGCACCTGGTGTAAAGACATTCTCCAGACCATCATGACCTTCACACCTCATAACTgggcctcacacacactgtcctgctTTCCTGCTCCACTGCAG GCCTTCTTCAAGCAGAACAACGTTCCTCAGGAGTCTCGTTTCAACCTGAAGAAGAACGTGGAAGAGGAGTACAGGAAGTGGAAGTCAATGGCCAATGAGAATGACATCATAACTCACTTCTCCATGCAGGGCTCCCCTCCCCTGTTCCTCTGTCTGTTGTGGAAGATGCTGCTGGAGACGGACCACATAAATCAGATAGGCTTCAG gGTGTTGGAACGTATCGGAGCTCGTGCACTGGTGGCTCATGTGCGCACATTTGCAGACTTCCTCGTCTACGAGTTCTCAACATCAGCCGGCGGACAGCAGCTCAACAAGTGCATTGAAATCCTCAACGACATGGTCTGGAAATACAACATCGTCACTTTGGATAGACTCATTCTGTGTCTG GCCATGCGCAGTCATGAGGGAAACGAGGCTCAGGTTTGCTACTTTAtaatccagctgctgctgctgaaaccaAACGACTTCAGGAACCGAGTCAATGACTTTGTCAAGGAAAATGCTCCTGAGCACTGGCTGCAGAGCGATTGGCATAACAAACACATGAACTACCACAAG AAATACCCGGAGAAGTTGTACTTTGAAGGTCTTGCAGACCAAGTCAACCCTCCTATGCAGCTCCAGCCTCAGTACCTGCCGATCTACTTTGGCAACGTGTGTCTGCGCTTCCTGCCTGTCTTTGACATCGTCATCCACCGCTTCCTGGAGCTGCTCCCCGTCTCCAAGTCTCTGGAAACGCTGCTGGATCATCTCGGAGGGCTGTACAAGTTCCACG ACCGCCCCGTGACCTACCTGTACAACACCCTTCACTACTATGAGcgacacctcagagacagaaccAACCTGAAGAGAAAGCTGGTTCACGCCATCATGTCCTCTCTGAAG GACAACCGTACACCTGGTTGGTGTCTTAGTGAAACCTACCTGAAGTTCGGCATGAACCCGAGAGAGGATAATGTGTGGATCCCTGATGACACATACTACTGCAAGCTCATTGGACGTCTGGTGGACA CCATGGCTGGAAAGTCACCTGGTCCTTTTCCCAACTGTGACTGGAGGTTCAATGAGTTTCCCAACCCTGCAGCTCACGCGCTGCATGTCACCTGTGTGGAGCTGATGGCTTTGGCCGTACCAGGAAAAGATGTCGGCAACGCTCTACTCAACGTTGTGTTAAAAAG TCAACCTTTGGTTCCCAGAGAGAACATCACAGCTTGGATGAACGCCATCGGACTGGTGATCACTGCACTTCCT GAGCCCTACTGGATCGTTCTCCACGACCGCATCGTATCTGTGATCAGCTCTGCAGCGCTGACGTCGGAGACAGAGTGGGCCGGTTATCCCTTCGCCCTGCTGGACTTCACTGCGTGCCACCAGAGCTACAGCGAAATGAACTGCAGCTACGTGCTAGCGTTAGCGCACGCCGTCTGGCATCACTCTTCCATCGGGCAGCTGTCACTCATTCCCAA attCCTGTCAGAGACTCTGAAGCCCATCGTCCAGACAGAGTTCCAGCTGCTTTACGTGTATCACCTGGTGGGGCCGTTCCTGCAGCGCTTCCAGCAAGAGAGGACCCGATGCATGTTGGAG aTTGGCGTGGCCTTCTATGAGATGCTGCAGGCAGTCGACCAGCACTGCCAACATCTCAGCTACATGGACCCGATCTGTGATTTCCTGTATCACATTAAGTACATGTACACTGGGGACAGTGTAAAGGAGCAG GTGGAGAAGATCATCATGACTCTGCGTCCGGCCATGAAGCTGCGTCTGCGCTTCATCACGCACAGCAGCATAATAGAGACTtcgtcctctgctgctgctgccgctgccgccgccgctgctgccgccGTCGTCTCCACCTCCActtcctccgcctcctcttcatcctcctcctccaccaccccccagccccctcctcctccctcactcaCAGCCTCCAACGCTGCCTCCTCGCCCTCCTCTTcacagcacgcacacacatccatgtag